The Candidatus Bathyarchaeota archaeon genomic interval ACTCAACTTCGACACAGTTAACGAAGATGCATCAAAGATCCTAACCGAAGCAGCAACAGTCGCAGAGCAAAAAATCAAGGACAAATTCCCAGACCTACCCGCAGGAATGCCATCTACTCCAGCTTCACAAGCAGAGAGAACAACATTCTAAAAGGAGCCTGAAAAATGTCCAACACCAATCTTTTTCTTTCTATTGGCAAACCCGTTAAGAACGAGTATGGCCGAGTAATAGGCAAAGTCGCATCATTCGCATTAACACCCAGCGGAAAATTTGACGCTGTCTTCATCGAGTTCGGTGACGGTCAATTTTCCAAGCAGCCCATGGAAAGCCTACGATTCAATGGCGCTGACATTACATTCATCACAAAAATCAAAAACACCGCTAACATGCTTTGTGACCAAATTCCCTTGATATGGCGCAAAGATGAAGCCCTAAAGGACCTTGCTGAAAAGAAGAAAATCACCCCTGAAGTCTACCAGGATCTTCACAGCAGCTTCAGCAACGTCTTGACCCAACTTAAAAAAGACGCACAAATCATAATCGACGACGCCGCCATCGAAATCGAACGATGCCAAGAAGAAATATCCTCTCTGAGCTACGCCGTCGCAAACCTAGAAATTGAACATGAAATCGGCAAGGTTGACGAAGAAAACTACAAAGCCGCATTTGCCCTACTACAAGAGACACTTCGACGTGCCAGTAGCGAGAAAGCTGACTATGAAGCAACCAAGAGCAAAGTCTCCAATGTACTGTTAGGCGACTCACTACAGTTACCACCAAAACCCATCGCTTCCCCAATCGCTTCTCCAAT includes:
- a CDS encoding CdvA-like protein, with the protein product MSNTNLFLSIGKPVKNEYGRVIGKVASFALTPSGKFDAVFIEFGDGQFSKQPMESLRFNGADITFITKIKNTANMLCDQIPLIWRKDEALKDLAEKKKITPEVYQDLHSSFSNVLTQLKKDAQIIIDDAAIEIERCQEEISSLSYAVANLEIEHEIGKVDEENYKAAFALLQETLRRASSEKADYEATKSKVSNVLLGDSLQLPPKPIASPIASPIPNKVYAETVSNGATKLPEPPVVVYVKETGRTGI